Part of the Eshraghiella crossota genome is shown below.
ATGATTAACATTTTAAAAGAAAAGTGGGAAGAAATCATCAATACCATTAAGATTTCTTATGATATGGGTGATTTGCCATTCAAAACATGGATTCTTCCTTTACAACCTTATTCCATAGATGATTATACCGTTACTATTTTTGTTCCGGATCCTCGTGTAGTTAATCATATTAAGAATAATTATACTAATCATTTCATTACAACTATATCTAACTTTTTTGATCACAGTTATGATGTACGTTTTATAAGTACACCGGATCTTGCTAACCCTCAGCCTGTGGTTAAAGAACCTGTGGAGTCACTTAATTCGCTTATCATTAAAGCAGGTCTTAATCCTAAATATACATTTGAGACATTTGTAGTAGGTGATAATAACAATTTTGCCCATGCAGCTTCTTTGGCAGTTGCTGAATCTCCGGGAGATACATATAATCCTCTCTTTTTATACGGAGGTGTGGGACTTGGTAAGACTCATCTTATGCAGGCTATAGGTAATTATATTATTAAACAGAATCCTTCTCTTAAAGTTATGTATGTAACTTCTGAGATTTTTACCAATGAACTTATTGAATCCATCAAGACAGAAAAAAATACAAGTAATAAGAACTTCCGTGAAAAATACCGTAACGTCGATGTTCTTTTAATTGATGATATACAGTTTATTATAGGTAAGGAAAGTACACAGGATGAATTTTTCCATACTTTCAATACTCTTCGTGAAGCAAAAAAACAGGTTATTATATCTTCAGACAGACCACCTAAGGATTTTGAGACACTTGAAGACAGACTTAAATCACGTTTTACAAACGGTCTTCTCGTTGACATCTCTCCTCCTAATTATGAGACCAGGATGGCAATCTTACATAAAAAAGGTGAAATAGAGGGTTATAATATTGATATGGATGTTCTTGAATACATTGCTACCAACATCAAGTCCAACATAAGAGAACTTGAGGGTTCTCTTACCAAGCTTGTTGCTTTTTCCAAATTCAGTAAAAAGCCAATCAATGTTTCCCTTGCAGAAGAGGTTTTAAGGGATTTTATATCTCCTAATGCTCACAGAGAAGTTACGCCTGAATTGATAATCCAGACAGTTGCAGAACATTACCAGATTTCCGTTGAAGACCTTATTTCCAAGAAGAGAGATCAGAAAATAGCATGGCCACGTCAGATAGCAATGTATCTTTGCCGCAGCCTTACTGATATTCCACTTACTAAAATAGGATCTTATCTTGGTGACAGGGATCATACTACTGTTTCCCACGGATGTGATAAGGTGGCGGAGACACTTGCCAAAGATGCTTCTTTTGCTAATACACTTGAAATCATAAAGAAAAAGATTAATCCTTCATAATTCTATAATTTATTATAATAGGAAACAATTAATACGACTTTTACACATTTTTCTGTGGACAAGCGGGTATTATATGTGGATATCTTTTAATTTTTATTTTGTTTTAATAAGTTTAGGGCTTTAAATGTGGATAACTTCAATATTTTCAACATCGTTTATTACGGTTTTCCATATTGTTATCCCAGTCACAAATCCTTTATTTAAAGGACTTAAGACCGGTTTTCAACTTATTCACAGCCCCTACTACTACTACTACTAATTTTTTTTATAAATATAATAATATTTTCGCCAAGGAGGAATTATACACATTATGAAAATCGTCTGTACTAAATCAGAATTACTTAAAGGAGTTAATATAACTCTCAGAGCAGTTCCGGTAAGAACAACAATGACAATACTTGAATGTATTCTTATTGATGCAACTGAACTTGATATTAAATTAACTGCTAATGATATGGAACTTGGTATTGAAACTACAATCGAGGGCGATATTATCGAAAAAGGTAAAATAGCAATCGAAGCTAAGTTTTTTGCCGATATTATCCGTAAACTTCCTGACAGTGAAATTACAATCGAGACTGACAGTAATTTTAATGCTTCAATAACATGTGAGAAATCAGTATTTAATATTCCTGCAAGAGATGGTGAAGATTTTTCTTACCTTCCTTACATCGAAAAGAATAATATGATTACAATTTCACAGTTTGATTTAAAAGAACTGATAAGACAGACTATATTTTCTATAGGTGATAATGAAAGTAACCTCATAATGACAGGTGAACTTTTTGAAGTAACAGAAGATAACCTTAAAGTTGTATCCCTTGACAGATACAGAGTTTCTATCCGTAACGTTAAATTAAATAATATTTACAACGATATTAAAGTTATAGTTCCGGGTAAGACTTTAAATGAAATTTCCAAGATAATTACGGGTGATGCTGAAAGTATGGTTGATGTGTATTTTTCAGATAATCACATTTTATTTGAATTTGATAAAACAATCGTTATATCAAGGTTAATCGAAGGTGAATTTTTCAAGATTAACCAGATGCTTTCAAAAGATTATGAGACAAAAATAACAATCAACAAAAGGGAACTTCTTGATTGTATTGACAGAGCTACTCTTTTTGTAAAAGAAGGCAATAAGAAACCTGTAATTTTTGATATTGAAGATGGTTCGGTTAAAATCAACATTACTTCTACAGTTGGTAAGATGAATGAAGAAATTGATATCGAAAAAGAAGGAAGTGACATAAAGATAGGATTCAATCCTAAATTTGTTATAGATGCACTCAGGGTTATTGATGATGAGACAATATCAATGACATTTATGAATGCCAAATCACCATGTACGATAAGAGATAAAGATAACAGATATATTTATCTTATTCTTCCTGTTAATTACTAGAATTGGAGTTTTTTATGGAGATAATCAAATTAAGAGAAGAATTTATTAAGCTTGGACAGGCTTTGAAAGCCGCTAATTTGGTAAGTTCAGGAGTGGAAGCCAAAGATGTTATTCTTGAAGGTATGGTTAAAGTAAATGGTGAAAAAGAATACCAGAGAGGAAAAAAACTTCGTGCGGGAGATATTGTTTCTTTTAACGGAGAAGAAATTAAAATTGAAGAATGATAATTAAATCTATTGATTTACAAAACTTCAGAAATTATGAAACTGAGAAAATAGAGTTTGATGAAAATACCAATATTCTCTACGGAGATAATGCACAGGGAAAGACTAATATTCTTGAGGCAATATTTTTATCAGGTACATCAAAAAGCCATAAAGGAAGTAAGGACTCAGAGATAATTAATTTTTTAAAAGACGAGTCCCACATTAAGACAGTAATATCCAAAAAAGAAATTGACTATCGTATAGATATTCATATCAGGAAAAATAAATCAAAGGGAATAGCCGTTAACGGCGTTCCAATTAAGAAATCGTCGGAACTTTATGGAATTGTGAATATAGTATTTTTTTCACCTGAGGATCTTAATATTATTAAAGCAGGTCCTTTTGCAAGAAGAAGATTTATGGATATGGAGATGTGCCAGCTTGATAAAATTTATGTAAACAGTCTTATAAATTACAATAAAGCAATAGACCAGAGAAACAGGCTTTTAAAGGACATATATTTTTCTCCTTATCTTGAAGATACTATGGATATATGGGATGAGAATATTCTGAAATACGGTTCAGAGATAATCAGAAAGAGAGAATCTTTTATCAATGAGCTTAATGAAATCATCGGTAAAATACATTTTACCTTGTCAGGCGGAAGGGAAAATATTGTTATAAAATACGAGCCTTGTGTTAAAGAGGAAGAATTTGAAAGTGTGCTTAAAAGTACCAGGGATAGGGATAAAAAACAAAAATCTACATGTTCAGGTCCTCACAGGGATGATATTATTTTTTTAATTGACAATGTTGATATAAGAAAATACGGCTCACAGGGTCAGCAAAGAACTGCGGCATTATCACTTAAACTGGCAGAAATAGAAATTGTTAAAAAACAAATAGGAGATACACCGATTCTTTTGTTGGACGATGTTTTATCCGAACTTGACAGCAGCAGGCAGAATTATCTTTTAAACAGTATTCATAATATCCAGACAATAATGACTTGTACGGGATTGGATGAATTTATAAATAACAGATTTAATGTTAACAGAATTTTTAAGGTAACTAATGGAAAAGTAAGTAAAGAAAATTAATAACAGGAGGCATTACACATGAGCGATGCAGGTTATACAGCAGACCAAATCCAAATCTTAGAGGGTTTGGAAGCAGTAAGAAAAAGACCGGGAATGTATATAGGAAGTACATCTTCGAGAGGACTTCATCACCTGGTATATGAAATAGTTGACAATTCAGTAGATGAAGCACTTGCCGGATTCTGTACAGAAATTTTTGTACAGATTAACGAAGATAATTCCATAACGGTTATAGATAACGGAAGAGGTATACCTGTAGGAATTAATGCTAAATCAGGTCTGCCGGGTGTAGAAGTTGTATTTACGATACTTCATGCCGGCGGTAAATTCGGCGGTGGAGGATATAAGGTATCCGGCGGATTACACGGTGTAGGTGCATCTGTTGTTAATGCTTTATCAGAATGGCTTGAGGTAAAAGTATTCCAGAACGGTAACATATATGAACAGCGTTATGAGAGAGGTAAAGTTATGTATCCTCTCAAAATAGTAGGAAGCTGCGATATGGAAAAAACAGGTACGGAAGTTCATTTTTTACCTGATAAAGAAATATTTGAAGATACTGTATATGATTACAATGTATTAAAACAGCGTCTCAGGGAAATGGCTTTTCTTACCAAAAATCTTAGGATTACACTAAAAGATGACAGGGAAGATAAAAAAGAAAAAGTATTTCACTATGAAGGCGGAATAAAAGAATATGTTGAGTACCTTAATAAGGGAAATCAGGCACTTTATGATGAAATAATTTATTGTGAAGGAAATAAAAACGGAGTTAATGTTGAAGTTGCATTCCAGCATAATGACGGTTATTCCGATAATGTATACGGATTTGTTAATAATATAACAACTCCTGAGGGAGGAACTCATGTAACAGGTTTCAGAAATGCCGTAACCAAGACATTCAATGATTATGCAAGAAGCAATAAGATATTAAAAGAAAAGGACCCAAGTCTTTCAGGTGAAGATATAAGAGAAGGTCTGACAGCAATTATAAGTATCAAAATAGCCGACCCACAGTTTGAAGGACAGACTAAGCAGAAACTTGGTAACAGCGAAGCAAGAGGAGCTGTTGAAAGCGTAGTTACAGAACAGCTGACATATTTCCTTGAACAGAATCCTTCTGTGGCAAAAACAATATGTGAAAAATCTGTTCTTGCACAGCGTGCAAGGGAAGCAGCAAGAAAAGCAAGGGATCTTACAAGAAGAAAAACAGCACTTGATGGTTTTAATCTTCCGGGTAAACTTGCAGATTGTTCTGATAAGAATTCTGAAAATTGTGAAATTTTTATAGTCGAGGGTGATTCCGCCGGCGGTTCTGCAAAGAGTGCAAGAAAGAGAGAAACACAGGCTATACTTCCGCTTAGAGGTAAGATTCTCAATGTTGAGAAAGCAAGACTTGACCGTATTCTGGGAAATGCGGAAATAAGAACAATGATAACAGCTTTCGGAACAGGAATACATGAAGATTTTGATATATCCAAATTAAGATATAACAAAATTATTATAATGACTGATGCCGATGTAGACGGAGCCCATATCAGTACATTATTACTTACTTTCTTTTACAGGTTTATGCCGGATTTAATAAAAAAAGGACATGTATAT
Proteins encoded:
- the gyrB gene encoding DNA topoisomerase (ATP-hydrolyzing) subunit B: MSDAGYTADQIQILEGLEAVRKRPGMYIGSTSSRGLHHLVYEIVDNSVDEALAGFCTEIFVQINEDNSITVIDNGRGIPVGINAKSGLPGVEVVFTILHAGGKFGGGGYKVSGGLHGVGASVVNALSEWLEVKVFQNGNIYEQRYERGKVMYPLKIVGSCDMEKTGTEVHFLPDKEIFEDTVYDYNVLKQRLREMAFLTKNLRITLKDDREDKKEKVFHYEGGIKEYVEYLNKGNQALYDEIIYCEGNKNGVNVEVAFQHNDGYSDNVYGFVNNITTPEGGTHVTGFRNAVTKTFNDYARSNKILKEKDPSLSGEDIREGLTAIISIKIADPQFEGQTKQKLGNSEARGAVESVVTEQLTYFLEQNPSVAKTICEKSVLAQRAREAARKARDLTRRKTALDGFNLPGKLADCSDKNSENCEIFIVEGDSAGGSAKSARKRETQAILPLRGKILNVEKARLDRILGNAEIRTMITAFGTGIHEDFDISKLRYNKIIIMTDADVDGAHISTLLLTFFYRFMPDLIKKGHVYLAQPPLYKLEKNKKVWYAYSDEELSAILAEVGRDQNNKIQRYKGLGEMDASQLWETTMDPEHRILKKVYFDEEISSEIDLTFSTLMGDKVEPRREFIETNAKYVKNLDI
- a CDS encoding RNA-binding S4 domain-containing protein; this encodes MEIIKLREEFIKLGQALKAANLVSSGVEAKDVILEGMVKVNGEKEYQRGKKLRAGDIVSFNGEEIKIEE
- the recF gene encoding DNA replication/repair protein RecF (All proteins in this family for which functions are known are DNA-binding proteins that assist the filamentation of RecA onto DNA for the initiation of recombination or recombinational repair.), which gives rise to MIIKSIDLQNFRNYETEKIEFDENTNILYGDNAQGKTNILEAIFLSGTSKSHKGSKDSEIINFLKDESHIKTVISKKEIDYRIDIHIRKNKSKGIAVNGVPIKKSSELYGIVNIVFFSPEDLNIIKAGPFARRRFMDMEMCQLDKIYVNSLINYNKAIDQRNRLLKDIYFSPYLEDTMDIWDENILKYGSEIIRKRESFINELNEIIGKIHFTLSGGRENIVIKYEPCVKEEEFESVLKSTRDRDKKQKSTCSGPHRDDIIFLIDNVDIRKYGSQGQQRTAALSLKLAEIEIVKKQIGDTPILLLDDVLSELDSSRQNYLLNSIHNIQTIMTCTGLDEFINNRFNVNRIFKVTNGKVSKEN
- the dnaN gene encoding DNA polymerase III subunit beta; its protein translation is MKIVCTKSELLKGVNITLRAVPVRTTMTILECILIDATELDIKLTANDMELGIETTIEGDIIEKGKIAIEAKFFADIIRKLPDSEITIETDSNFNASITCEKSVFNIPARDGEDFSYLPYIEKNNMITISQFDLKELIRQTIFSIGDNESNLIMTGELFEVTEDNLKVVSLDRYRVSIRNVKLNNIYNDIKVIVPGKTLNEISKIITGDAESMVDVYFSDNHILFEFDKTIVISRLIEGEFFKINQMLSKDYETKITINKRELLDCIDRATLFVKEGNKKPVIFDIEDGSVKINITSTVGKMNEEIDIEKEGSDIKIGFNPKFVIDALRVIDDETISMTFMNAKSPCTIRDKDNRYIYLILPVNY
- the dnaA gene encoding chromosomal replication initiator protein DnaA, coding for MINILKEKWEEIINTIKISYDMGDLPFKTWILPLQPYSIDDYTVTIFVPDPRVVNHIKNNYTNHFITTISNFFDHSYDVRFISTPDLANPQPVVKEPVESLNSLIIKAGLNPKYTFETFVVGDNNNFAHAASLAVAESPGDTYNPLFLYGGVGLGKTHLMQAIGNYIIKQNPSLKVMYVTSEIFTNELIESIKTEKNTSNKNFREKYRNVDVLLIDDIQFIIGKESTQDEFFHTFNTLREAKKQVIISSDRPPKDFETLEDRLKSRFTNGLLVDISPPNYETRMAILHKKGEIEGYNIDMDVLEYIATNIKSNIRELEGSLTKLVAFSKFSKKPINVSLAEEVLRDFISPNAHREVTPELIIQTVAEHYQISVEDLISKKRDQKIAWPRQIAMYLCRSLTDIPLTKIGSYLGDRDHTTVSHGCDKVAETLAKDASFANTLEIIKKKINPS